A single genomic interval of Spirosoma linguale DSM 74 harbors:
- a CDS encoding acyl-CoA dehydrogenase domain protein (PFAM: acyl-CoA dehydrogenase domain protein; Acyl- CoA dehydrogenase type 2 domain~KEGG: gur:Gura_1593 acyl-CoA dehydrogenase domain- containing protein), which translates to MIATEPKASLKGGEFLIKETQAAQVFIPEEFTEEQQMIAATCREFLEREIWPRLNEIDNAKSPELISSLMDKAGELGILGTSVPEEYGGFGTNFNTSMLVAEVTGAGHSFSVALSAHTGIGTLPIVYYGNEEQKAKYLPKLASGEWKAAYCLTEPDSGSDANSGKTKAKLTEDGKHYILNGQKMWITNGGFADVYIVFAKIDEDKNLSAFIVERGYEGITMNEPEHKMGIKGSDTRQIFFNDCKVPVENLLSARENGFKIAVNILNIGRIKLGIAAVGGSKEVINHAIRYSNERKQFKTAISQFGAIKHKLAEMALKVYASETASYRAGQNIDDLIEDLKGQGMDDASAKLKALEQFSIECAIMKVHGSEVLDYVVDEGVQVYGGMGYSADAPMDRAYRDARINRIFEGTNEINRMLVVDMLLKRAMKGELDLMGPAMAVAKEIMSIPDFNSDEEEGVFVAEKKVIRNLKKAALMVAGAAVQKFMMNLSNEQEILMNVADMAIEIYVAESVLLRVEKLIGIQGEAAVALQQQMALVYLHEAVEKVNNAGRAAITSFAEGDELRGMLMGLKRFTKIEPMNLKDARRQIADAMIVENKYIF; encoded by the coding sequence ATGATTGCGACAGAACCAAAAGCTTCCTTAAAAGGTGGCGAATTTCTGATCAAAGAAACGCAGGCAGCGCAGGTTTTTATTCCTGAAGAATTTACCGAAGAGCAGCAAATGATTGCGGCTACCTGCCGCGAGTTCCTGGAACGTGAAATCTGGCCGCGTCTGAATGAAATTGATAACGCCAAATCGCCGGAGCTGATCTCATCGCTGATGGACAAAGCCGGTGAGTTAGGTATTTTAGGTACTTCGGTTCCTGAAGAATACGGCGGCTTTGGTACAAATTTCAATACATCTATGCTGGTTGCCGAAGTAACCGGTGCCGGGCATTCGTTCTCGGTGGCGCTTTCGGCCCACACGGGTATAGGCACATTGCCCATTGTGTATTACGGTAACGAAGAGCAAAAAGCCAAATACCTGCCTAAACTGGCATCGGGTGAGTGGAAAGCGGCCTACTGTCTCACCGAGCCGGACTCAGGTTCGGATGCAAACTCCGGTAAAACAAAAGCAAAGCTGACCGAAGATGGTAAACACTATATTCTGAATGGTCAGAAAATGTGGATCACCAACGGTGGTTTTGCCGATGTGTACATCGTATTCGCTAAAATTGACGAGGACAAGAATCTGTCGGCGTTTATTGTTGAGCGTGGCTACGAAGGCATCACGATGAATGAGCCGGAGCACAAAATGGGCATTAAGGGCTCCGACACCCGCCAGATTTTCTTCAACGATTGTAAAGTACCCGTTGAAAATCTGTTGTCCGCACGGGAGAACGGCTTTAAAATCGCGGTAAATATTCTGAATATTGGCCGGATTAAACTGGGTATTGCAGCCGTTGGCGGCTCTAAAGAAGTGATTAATCACGCTATTCGTTATTCCAACGAACGTAAGCAGTTTAAAACAGCTATCTCGCAATTCGGTGCCATCAAGCATAAACTGGCCGAAATGGCGCTGAAGGTATATGCGTCCGAGACGGCGTCGTACCGCGCCGGTCAAAACATCGACGATCTGATTGAAGACCTGAAAGGGCAGGGCATGGACGATGCTTCGGCCAAACTGAAAGCGCTGGAACAGTTTTCAATCGAGTGTGCCATCATGAAAGTGCATGGTTCCGAAGTGCTGGATTATGTCGTGGACGAAGGCGTTCAGGTATATGGCGGCATGGGCTACTCGGCCGATGCACCCATGGACCGAGCCTACCGCGATGCCCGTATCAACCGGATTTTTGAAGGCACCAATGAAATCAACCGGATGCTCGTTGTGGACATGCTGCTGAAGCGGGCTATGAAGGGTGAACTCGATTTGATGGGACCGGCTATGGCCGTTGCCAAAGAGATCATGTCGATCCCTGATTTCAATTCGGACGAGGAAGAAGGCGTGTTCGTTGCTGAGAAGAAAGTCATCCGTAACCTCAAGAAAGCAGCCCTGATGGTAGCGGGTGCCGCCGTTCAGAAATTCATGATGAACCTCTCCAACGAGCAGGAGATTCTGATGAACGTGGCCGATATGGCGATTGAGATCTACGTGGCAGAATCGGTCTTGTTGCGCGTTGAAAAACTGATCGGCATCCAGGGCGAAGCAGCAGTTGCTCTTCAGCAACAAATGGCGCTGGTGTATCTGCACGAAGCCGTGGAAAAAGTAAACAATGCGGGTCGCGCTGCCATCACATCGTTTGCCGAAGGTGATGAACTGCGGGGTATGCTGATGGGTCTGAAACGGTTTACCAAAATCGAACCGATGAACCTGAAAGACGCCCGTCGCCAGATTGCCGACGCCATGATTGTCGAGAACAAGTATATTTTCTAA
- a CDS encoding protein of unknown function DUF1264 (PFAM: protein of unknown function DUF1264~KEGG: stt:t1474 putative secreted protein), with protein MTSFSSQSIFIALTLLGMLSCGGKNTSSNVQSPGSEKTAKTKTLEAGADVLQNKAPLNKLNMYLDGFHFYNGHMDGQMEAHHYCSDINEDLTQCIIYDGNGANAKIMGIEYIVSEKLFKTLPAEEKKLWHSHVHEVKSGQLIAPGIPQVAEHELMEKLVSTYGKTFHTWHTDRELTLPVGHPMIMMGFTKDGQIDTSMVADRDKRFDVSTAKNRENRADIPAPTILPGANAWQQGEVRQLQVVNEAGPAHTHK; from the coding sequence ATGACTTCATTCAGCTCGCAGTCGATCTTTATAGCCCTTACACTACTGGGTATGCTGAGCTGTGGCGGCAAAAATACCTCTTCCAATGTGCAGTCGCCGGGAAGCGAAAAGACGGCCAAAACAAAAACGCTTGAAGCAGGCGCGGATGTTCTTCAAAACAAGGCACCTTTAAACAAGCTGAACATGTATTTGGATGGCTTCCACTTTTACAACGGGCACATGGATGGTCAGATGGAAGCTCACCATTACTGTTCCGACATCAACGAAGACCTCACCCAGTGCATCATTTACGACGGTAACGGAGCGAATGCCAAAATTATGGGCATCGAGTATATTGTCTCCGAAAAGCTATTTAAAACGCTGCCTGCCGAAGAGAAAAAACTATGGCATAGCCACGTTCATGAGGTTAAATCGGGTCAGTTGATTGCTCCCGGTATTCCGCAGGTGGCCGAACATGAACTAATGGAAAAACTGGTGTCTACCTATGGCAAGACATTCCATACCTGGCATACCGACCGCGAGCTAACCCTGCCCGTTGGCCACCCGATGATTATGATGGGATTCACTAAAGACGGCCAGATCGACACCAGCATGGTAGCCGATCGGGATAAACGCTTTGACGTATCGACCGCCAAAAACAGGGAAAACCGGGCTGATATTCCGGCACCTACTATTCTGCCGGGGGCAAACGCCTGGCAGCAGGGAGAGGTCCGTCAGTTGCAG